From the Lolium rigidum isolate FL_2022 chromosome 2, APGP_CSIRO_Lrig_0.1, whole genome shotgun sequence genome, one window contains:
- the LOC124686042 gene encoding F-box protein At5g07610-like — MARRSRKKKQPAVSLTDDLLVEILARVPYRSLCRFKCVSQSWHALCSDPDLRKMSPQTLSGFFCHARMERDGRDSRVRFVNLSGKGRPLVDPDLLFLHDFLAIGLQLVDCCSSLLLCKCFKNYVDADWVVCNPATEKWTVMPATEALHCSNSFTIRLGFDPAIPTRFEAFVLKQDSLFNGRITGVEIYSSETGQWISMKSEWGSETCVDDNDSQFVFFNDTLHFTTFHSARDDFCMEDSRCECDYSLVTVDTEGKTWRKFPLPYRDTSFCSIGQSQGRLYAMHIDHGKNQCILSVWLLEDYATGQWILMHTANVPQLFGRHCRDRGEFCSLIAIHPECNVIFLIDGVTRMLVSYNMDNRKVHAICSIGEYCPLPFRPYIPCFAEWLSDGK; from the coding sequence ATGGCAAGGAGGtccaggaagaagaagcagcCCGCCGTGAGCCTCACCGACGACCTCCTCGTGGAGATCCTGGCGCGGGTGCCCTACAGGTCCCTCTGCCGCTTCAAGTGCGTGTCGCAGTCATGGCACGCTCTCTGCTCCGACCCCGACCTCCGCAAGATGTCACCGCAGACCCTATCAGGATTCTTCTGCCACGCTCGCATGGAGCGCGACGGCCGCGACAGCCGCGTCCGGTTCGTCAATCTGTCGGGGAAAGGCAGGCCTCTCGTCGACCCCGATCTCCTGTTCCTGCATGACTTCCTCGCAATTGGTCTCCAACTCGTGGACTGCTGCAGCAGCCTTCTCCTCTGCAAATGCTTCAAGAATTATGTCGACGCAGATTGGGTAGTTTGCAATCCTGCAACTGAGAAGTGGACTGTGATGCCTGCTACGGAAGCGCTGCATTGTTCCAACAGTTTCACCATACGGTTGGGCTTCGACCCGGCCATCCCCACCCGGTTTGAGGCATTTGTGCTCAAGCAGGATTCCTTATTTAATGGTCGAATCACTGGAGTGGAGATCTACTCATCGGAAACTGGACAATGGATTTCCATGAAGAGCGAGTGGGGCAGTGAAACTTGTGTGGATGACAACGATTCACAATTTGTCTTCTTCAATGACACTCTGCATTTCACTACTTTTCATTCTGCCCGTGATGATTTCTGTATGGAAGACTCTAGATGTGAATGTGATTACTCACTAGTCACAGTGGACACTGAGGGGAAGACATGGAGAAAATTTCCATTGCCATACCGTGACACTAGTTTTTGTTCCATTGGCCAGTCTCAGGGACGCTTGTATGCTATGCATATAGATCATGGTAAAAATCAGTGCATACTCTCGGTTTGGCTTCTTGAGGATTATGCTACTGGACAGTGGATCCTAATGCATACTGCTAACGTTCCACAACTGTTTGGGAGGCATTGTCGCGACAGGGGTGAGTTCTGTTCATTGATCGCAATCCATCCAGAATGCAATGTGATTTTCCTTATCGACGGCGTGACGAGGATGCTTGTGTCGTACAATATGGACAACCGGAAAGTTCATGCCATCTGCAGCATTGGAGAATACTGCCCTCTCCCATTTCGACCTTatattccttgctttgccgaatgGCTGTCAGATGGTAAGTAG